A window of Flavobacterium flavigenum contains these coding sequences:
- a CDS encoding DUF4142 domain-containing protein yields MFSSKRSFFKTAFIVIVTITISSCNENEKPENRKPENKKNKYVLTKNTEQIEAYFFVATAEVTKTMISKAQLAKRKSLQNSIKIVSSKIENNQKMLLQEINEIVVQKLIIISEINTSVTNKDLYELFNKKNVDFDDAYLNSITQSLTEMIGLLESIAKETNDMVILKLVAHYLPKQYEFLREAEKIKKQIN; encoded by the coding sequence ATGTTTTCATCAAAAAGATCATTCTTCAAAACAGCTTTTATAGTAATTGTAACAATAACTATTTCGTCTTGTAATGAAAATGAAAAACCGGAAAACAGGAAACCGGAAAACAAAAAAAACAAATACGTTCTTACAAAAAACACGGAACAAATTGAAGCTTATTTTTTTGTTGCAACTGCAGAAGTAACAAAAACGATGATTTCTAAAGCGCAACTGGCAAAACGTAAAAGTTTACAAAATTCAATAAAAATTGTCAGCAGTAAAATAGAAAATAATCAAAAAATGTTATTACAGGAAATCAACGAAATAGTCGTTCAAAAACTCATTATAATCAGTGAAATAAACACATCGGTTACCAATAAGGATTTGTACGAGCTCTTTAACAAAAAGAATGTTGATTTTGATGATGCCTATCTGAATTCTATTACACAGTCTTTAACTGAAATGATAGGGTTATTGGAATCCATAGCAAAAGAAACAAATGATATGGTAATACTGAAATTAGTTGCTCATTATTTACCAAAACAATACGAATTTTTAAGAGAAGCAGAAAAAATTAAAAAACAAATCAATTAA
- a CDS encoding ABC transporter substrate-binding protein, with product MKQLIDQIGTLHSFETAPRRIVSLVPSQTELLYDLGLEEKIIGITKFCVHPYHLKSTKKIVGGTKKIHFEKIKLLQPDIVICNKEENTADIVERLSEICPVWVTNIVSVEDNFQMISDFGQLFNCRTEAQKWNDKLTFALSDFKKYVQDIEIKKAAYFIWKNPYMVAGNDTYIDELLKLNHFVNIYGDKGRYPEVELKKMRLEGDPDLVFLSSEPYPFKEEDAFELGRFTHHAKTIFVDGEMFSWHGSRLLKAFSYFKLLHERLRN from the coding sequence ATGAAACAATTAATAGATCAAATAGGTACTTTGCACTCTTTTGAAACAGCTCCAAGGCGTATTGTCTCATTAGTACCTTCTCAAACTGAATTATTATATGATTTAGGCTTAGAAGAAAAAATTATTGGAATTACCAAGTTTTGTGTGCATCCGTATCATTTAAAATCCACAAAGAAAATTGTAGGCGGGACCAAAAAGATTCATTTTGAAAAGATAAAGTTACTGCAGCCTGATATTGTTATCTGTAATAAAGAAGAAAACACTGCTGATATTGTGGAACGGTTGAGTGAAATCTGTCCTGTTTGGGTAACGAATATTGTTTCTGTTGAGGATAATTTTCAAATGATCTCAGATTTTGGGCAGCTTTTTAACTGCCGGACTGAAGCTCAAAAATGGAATGATAAGTTAACTTTCGCTTTAAGCGATTTTAAAAAATACGTTCAGGATATTGAAATCAAAAAAGCGGCCTATTTTATCTGGAAAAATCCATATATGGTGGCCGGTAATGATACTTATATTGATGAATTATTAAAGCTGAATCATTTTGTAAATATCTACGGCGATAAAGGTCGTTACCCTGAAGTTGAACTAAAAAAAATGCGCTTGGAAGGTGATCCTGATTTGGTTTTTCTTTCTTCTGAGCCTTACCCTTTCAAAGAAGAAGATGCTTTTGAACTAGGACGTTTCACTCATCACGCCAAAACCATTTTTGTTGATGGCGAAATGTTTTCCTGGCATGGAAGCAGATTATTAAAAGCTTTTTCGTATTTTAAATTACTCCACGAAAGACTTAGAAATTAA
- a CDS encoding porin family protein yields MKMQSNFLYALALTLSASFGMLHAQDNNVNTEFGIKGGVNMSNFYNEDADDKNMLFGFNAGVYATLPISDFVAIQPEILFTTRGSELEYNTALASGSTKLKLNYIEVPLLVRVNLTKNFNIHAGGYASYLVSSKATGEGALEFEQDFDTDNFNKFDAGLAAGVGLDFNPISVGLRYNYGLTTFVKDGDNSSDLKNTNFSLYLSYKLN; encoded by the coding sequence ATGAAAATGCAATCAAATTTCTTATACGCCTTAGCTCTAACATTATCAGCTTCATTCGGAATGCTACATGCTCAGGACAATAATGTAAATACCGAATTTGGTATAAAAGGTGGGGTAAATATGTCTAACTTTTATAATGAAGATGCAGACGATAAGAACATGTTGTTCGGTTTTAATGCCGGGGTTTATGCCACACTTCCAATATCAGATTTCGTTGCAATCCAACCTGAAATTTTATTTACTACCAGAGGATCTGAATTAGAATATAACACCGCTTTAGCATCAGGTAGTACAAAATTAAAATTAAATTATATAGAAGTTCCTTTGTTAGTAAGAGTTAATCTTACAAAAAACTTTAATATTCATGCAGGTGGTTATGCTTCATATCTTGTAAGCTCTAAAGCTACAGGAGAAGGTGCTTTAGAATTTGAACAAGATTTTGATACAGATAACTTTAATAAATTCGATGCAGGTCTAGCTGCAGGAGTAGGATTGGATTTCAACCCAATAAGTGTTGGATTACGCTACAATTATGGATTAACCACTTTTGTTAAAGATGGTGACAATTCATCCGATTTAAAAAACACTAATTTTTCTTTATATCTATCATATAAATTAAACTAG
- a CDS encoding CsbD family protein, protein MNSTEIKGNWNELKGKLKQKYADLTDDDLLYEEGKEDEMYGRIQQKLGKTKEEWNDIVSNL, encoded by the coding sequence ATGAATAGTACAGAAATAAAAGGAAACTGGAACGAGCTAAAAGGAAAATTAAAACAAAAATATGCTGATTTGACTGATGACGATTTGCTATATGAAGAAGGAAAAGAAGATGAAATGTACGGAAGAATCCAGCAAAAATTAGGTAAAACAAAAGAGGAATGGAATGATATTGTATCAAATTTGTAA
- a CDS encoding lmo0937 family membrane protein: protein MSNLLYTIAVILVILWALGFFVYSAGSIIHILLVIAIIAILFRLIKGREI from the coding sequence ATGTCAAATTTATTATATACAATCGCGGTTATTCTTGTCATTCTTTGGGCCCTTGGGTTTTTTGTATACAGTGCAGGAAGTATTATTCACATCTTATTGGTAATTGCCATTATAGCAATACTATTCAGACTTATCAAAGGTCGCGAAATTTAA
- the pyrF gene encoding orotidine-5'-phosphate decarboxylase has protein sequence MTTQQLHQQILQKKSFLCVGLDPDLNKIPQHLLETEDPIFEFNKAIIDATHDLTVGYKPNTAFFEAYGIKGWISLQKTINYINEKFPEIFTIADAKRGDIGNTSSMYAKAFFEDLNFDSVTVAPYMGKDSVEPFLAFENKHTIMLALTSNEGAFDFQTLDINGKLLYKQVLETSKEWKNSHNLMYVVGATKAEYFTEIRKIVPDSFLLVPGIGAQGGSLSEVCKYGMNEKVGLLVNSARAIIYASNGTDFAEKAREEALKVQQEMEEILSLKFKV, from the coding sequence ATGACTACACAACAACTGCACCAACAAATACTTCAAAAAAAATCATTTTTATGCGTTGGGCTGGATCCTGATTTAAACAAAATTCCTCAACATTTATTAGAGACCGAAGATCCTATTTTTGAGTTCAATAAGGCCATAATTGATGCTACCCATGATTTGACTGTGGGGTATAAACCTAATACAGCTTTTTTTGAAGCGTATGGAATAAAAGGCTGGATTTCACTTCAAAAAACAATTAATTATATAAATGAAAAATTTCCTGAAATTTTTACGATTGCTGATGCTAAACGTGGCGATATAGGAAATACTTCAAGTATGTATGCAAAAGCATTTTTTGAAGATTTGAACTTTGACAGTGTAACGGTAGCTCCTTATATGGGAAAAGACTCTGTTGAACCTTTTCTGGCTTTTGAAAATAAACACACTATAATGCTGGCTTTGACTTCAAACGAAGGAGCATTTGATTTTCAAACTTTAGATATTAACGGAAAACTATTATACAAACAAGTTTTAGAGACTTCTAAAGAATGGAAAAACAGTCATAATCTGATGTATGTTGTGGGCGCTACTAAAGCGGAGTATTTTACTGAAATTAGGAAAATAGTACCCGATAGTTTTTTACTGGTTCCCGGAATTGGTGCTCAGGGCGGAAGTTTGTCTGAAGTTTGTAAATATGGAATGAATGAGAAGGTTGGTTTGCTTGTAAATTCTGCCAGAGCAATTATTTATGCTTCAAATGGAACTGATTTTGCTGAAAAAGCGAGGGAAGAGGCTTTGAAAGTACAGCAGGAAATGGAAGAAATTCTTAGTTTAAAGTTTAAGGTTTAA
- a CDS encoding DUF5723 family protein — protein sequence MKKQLLILFIFLTSAVATAQSYLGYFNDNYAGVQSVLFNPASIADSRFKTDVNLFSVSSAVSNDLYGVKLFDVFKDGYDFDSQSKMTPSNANSAIVNLDIMGPSFMFNIAPNHTLALFTRARSITNLRDVNGSLVDEVKDGLDHSSNFNLNAGSPNGAAHAWGELGLSYAAVLYQNGQHFLKGGITAKYLQGIGNAYIQGKNATASLQEDINPENSKLITTGEMTIGGSQDWEANEDYEFDINSSGVGFDFGLVYEWRPDYDKYDLSKAKPADNNFRDLNKYKVRFGLSVTDIGSINYKKSKLDTYDIDGQVTQEMIDDTDNLYDLLNANYTKTSTSKGVKTNLPTALHADVDWNIHNKFYLNLNGDISMVSNTKLNATNIANRVSLAPRYESRWFSFYVPVTWMEYSGTQVGTGLRVGTLFVGSGSIVSNLVSKESKAADFYVGIKIPVYQKKFKDRDQDGVIDKQDSCKKVAGPIENNGCPWPDTDGDKVFDKDDACPDVAGPVENKGCPWKDSDGDTLLDNVDACPTVAGPVENKGCPWPDTDGDGVLDKDDACPNVAGLVENKGCPVLDTDKDGVADNVDDCPLVAGPAENKGCPEVSKATLAQLQVEAKSIFFTSGKAILSDAKKVETSGRLDAIKEILKNYPNAKFAIYGHTDNVGNAKANQKLSEERAKVIMDALIEKGVNPANLTSQGFGASKPVKSNKTAAGRAANRRTEIVYLGNF from the coding sequence ATGAAAAAACAATTACTCATTTTATTTATTTTTTTAACGTCTGCTGTTGCTACGGCACAGTCGTATTTAGGTTATTTTAATGATAATTATGCCGGTGTGCAAAGTGTGCTTTTTAACCCTGCATCAATAGCCGATTCCCGTTTTAAAACAGATGTAAATTTGTTTTCTGTCAGTAGTGCTGTTAGTAATGACTTGTACGGGGTTAAACTTTTTGACGTTTTTAAAGATGGTTATGACTTTGATAGTCAGTCAAAAATGACTCCTTCAAATGCAAATAGTGCCATTGTTAATCTGGATATTATGGGGCCGTCTTTTATGTTCAATATTGCGCCTAATCATACATTGGCACTTTTTACCAGAGCAAGATCGATTACAAATCTTAGAGATGTTAATGGTAGTCTTGTTGACGAGGTAAAAGATGGATTGGATCATTCAAGCAATTTTAACCTTAATGCTGGTAGTCCAAACGGAGCTGCACACGCATGGGGAGAATTAGGACTTTCTTATGCTGCAGTTTTATATCAAAATGGTCAGCATTTTTTAAAGGGTGGTATAACTGCTAAGTATTTACAAGGTATTGGAAATGCATATATTCAAGGAAAGAATGCTACTGCATCATTACAAGAAGATATCAATCCGGAAAACAGTAAATTGATTACAACTGGAGAAATGACTATAGGTGGAAGCCAGGATTGGGAGGCTAATGAAGATTATGAATTTGATATTAATTCAAGCGGAGTAGGTTTTGATTTTGGTTTGGTTTACGAATGGAGACCGGATTATGATAAATATGATTTAAGTAAAGCTAAACCTGCTGATAATAATTTCAGGGATTTGAATAAATACAAAGTACGTTTTGGGCTGTCTGTTACGGATATTGGCTCTATAAATTATAAAAAATCAAAACTTGACACCTATGATATTGATGGTCAAGTTACTCAGGAAATGATTGACGATACAGATAATTTATACGATTTATTGAATGCCAATTACACTAAAACATCAACTTCAAAAGGAGTAAAAACAAATTTGCCTACAGCACTTCATGCTGATGTTGACTGGAATATCCATAATAAATTCTATCTGAATCTTAATGGAGATATCAGTATGGTTTCAAATACAAAATTAAATGCGACCAATATTGCTAACAGAGTAAGTTTGGCACCTCGATACGAAAGCAGATGGTTTAGTTTTTACGTTCCTGTTACGTGGATGGAATATAGTGGAACTCAAGTGGGTACAGGATTACGTGTAGGTACTTTATTTGTTGGCTCAGGATCAATTGTTTCTAATTTAGTTTCTAAAGAATCAAAAGCAGCTGATTTTTACGTTGGGATTAAAATTCCGGTTTACCAAAAGAAATTTAAAGACAGAGATCAGGATGGGGTAATAGATAAACAAGATTCTTGTAAAAAAGTAGCTGGGCCAATTGAAAACAATGGTTGTCCTTGGCCAGACACTGATGGTGACAAAGTTTTTGATAAAGATGATGCTTGTCCGGATGTTGCCGGTCCTGTTGAAAACAAAGGCTGCCCATGGAAAGATAGTGACGGAGATACATTATTAGATAATGTTGATGCATGCCCAACAGTTGCAGGCCCAGTTGAAAATAAAGGTTGCCCATGGCCTGATACAGACGGAGATGGAGTTTTGGATAAAGATGATGCTTGTCCTAATGTTGCAGGTTTAGTAGAAAACAAAGGATGTCCGGTTTTAGATACTGATAAAGATGGAGTTGCTGATAACGTTGATGATTGTCCATTAGTTGCAGGTCCAGCAGAAAATAAAGGTTGTCCTGAAGTTAGTAAAGCTACTTTGGCTCAATTACAGGTTGAGGCAAAATCTATCTTCTTTACATCTGGTAAGGCTATCTTAAGTGATGCTAAGAAGGTAGAAACTTCAGGAAGGCTTGATGCAATTAAAGAAATTTTGAAAAACTATCCAAACGCAAAATTTGCCATTTATGGTCATACTGATAATGTAGGTAACGCTAAGGCAAATCAAAAATTATCTGAAGAAAGAGCAAAAGTTATTATGGATGCTTTAATTGAAAAAGGAGTAAATCCTGCTAATTTAACTTCACAAGGTTTTGGAGCTTCAAAACCAGTTAAATCTAATAAAACTGCTGCAGGAAGAGCAGCAAACAGAAGAACAGAAATTGTTTATTTAGGCAATTTCTAA
- a CDS encoding response regulator, whose translation MQKNALHILLADDDEDDRLFFKDAFEEVKVQTKVEFVFDGLQLMEHLMNPDTKLPDILFLDLNMPKKTGKECLIEIKKTEHLKNLIIAIYSTSSSDEDIEDTFIEGANIYIKKPSDFNALKKIINEVVTLNWHYHTSGLNRDNFLLSLK comes from the coding sequence ATGCAGAAAAACGCATTACACATTTTACTCGCCGACGACGACGAAGACGACAGACTTTTCTTTAAGGATGCTTTCGAAGAAGTAAAAGTACAAACCAAAGTCGAATTTGTTTTCGATGGTTTACAGTTAATGGAACATCTTATGAATCCGGATACTAAATTACCTGATATTTTATTTCTGGATTTGAACATGCCCAAAAAAACAGGTAAGGAATGTTTGATTGAAATAAAAAAGACAGAGCACCTGAAAAATCTGATAATTGCAATTTATTCAACATCTTCTTCAGATGAGGATATTGAAGACACATTTATTGAAGGTGCAAATATTTATATCAAAAAGCCAAGTGATTTTAATGCGCTTAAAAAAATTATTAATGAAGTTGTTACACTAAATTGGCATTATCATACATCAGGATTAAATCGTGATAATTTCTTATTAAGCCTTAAGTAA
- a CDS encoding YtxH domain-containing protein — MKTSSTLLGILGAAAAGAFLGVLFAPDKGSETRKKIKDKSKDYGDNLKGKFDGILSTINSNGKDIIEEGKAKFNQVKEDFNSMKDEAKTVKTNY; from the coding sequence ATGAAAACTAGTAGCACACTTTTAGGAATTTTAGGAGCCGCAGCGGCAGGAGCTTTTTTAGGAGTATTATTTGCACCGGATAAAGGTTCAGAAACAAGAAAAAAAATCAAAGACAAATCGAAAGATTACGGAGATAACCTTAAAGGAAAATTCGATGGTATCTTAAGCACAATTAATTCAAATGGCAAAGATATCATTGAAGAAGGAAAAGCAAAATTCAATCAGGTAAAAGAAGACTTCAACTCTATGAAAGATGAAGCAAAAACTGTAAAAACAAACTACTAA
- a CDS encoding helix-turn-helix domain-containing protein, with translation MKLFIKFDINTICTLYLKEKLEEQNLNFSTLGFGEIELEDNLTTEALDELKNNLEPFGFEVVENQKSVLVQKIKDAIIELVYTDDNNNYKSSAYLADKLNHSYGYLSNVFSEVTYSSIENFIIIQKIERAKQLMIVNEMSLTEIAFLLNYSSVAHLSTQFKNTTGITPSAFLRIIKKRRENLK, from the coding sequence ATGAAATTATTTATAAAATTTGATATTAATACAATTTGCACACTTTACCTAAAAGAAAAACTGGAAGAACAGAATTTGAATTTTTCTACTTTAGGATTTGGAGAAATTGAATTAGAAGATAATCTTACTACTGAAGCATTAGATGAGCTTAAAAATAATTTAGAGCCATTTGGTTTTGAAGTAGTTGAGAATCAAAAAAGCGTTTTGGTTCAAAAAATAAAGGATGCTATAATAGAATTGGTTTATACTGATGACAACAATAATTATAAAAGTTCAGCTTATCTTGCTGATAAATTAAACCACAGTTATGGTTACCTGTCAAATGTATTTTCCGAAGTAACGTATTCTTCTATTGAGAATTTTATAATCATTCAAAAAATTGAAAGAGCAAAACAGTTAATGATTGTAAACGAAATGAGTTTAACCGAAATTGCTTTTTTACTGAATTATTCGAGTGTTGCGCACTTAAGTACTCAGTTTAAAAATACAACAGGAATAACTCCTTCAGCATTCTTGAGAATTATTAAAAAGCGTAGAGAAAATTTAAAATAA
- a CDS encoding CHASE3 domain-containing protein translates to MHTYEINIELERLMSAIKDAETGQRGFMITRNHRFLAPYLFSRDKVNTSFIALKKLTANNPVQKQNLEKIYKLIIKRYVSFENCLKYSDPETYDKRKLDNHMFGGRILMDNIRFKVDEMNDIEKNFLKKSLKKYDEEISLGPIFSILLFLAALLFILLAYRQISKDLERLKIFNKKLLISSGLMAESEVIGKFSTWQWDLETGKIDYSDNQFRLLGVEPNAFEPKNDSFLDFVHPEDKEAIKASMEGIINNEELPFTYYKIIQPNGETRYLKSTGKLLVDQNGNKILLGINFDITDEHLLNIELQERNNQLEKSNKELASFNHVASHDLQEPLRKIQTFISRISEEDKAVLSDSAKDYIIKVETSAKRMRVLIDDLLLFSRTNTTKKEFIKSDLNELLENAISELTVITDEKKGSINVTKLPKLEVIPYQIEQLFINLIGNSLKYSLPETAPQITIDCEKILSNEYPELIDRPFKKFYKITFTDNGMGFDPQFKDNIFVLFKRLHSKNEYPGTGIGLAICKKIVENHKGYITADSKPGEGSVFTVFLPQ, encoded by the coding sequence ATGCACACCTATGAAATTAACATAGAGCTTGAGCGGCTTATGTCTGCTATAAAAGATGCAGAAACGGGTCAGCGTGGCTTTATGATTACCCGAAACCATCGTTTTCTGGCTCCTTATCTTTTTTCGCGTGACAAGGTAAATACTTCCTTCATTGCCTTAAAAAAGCTTACAGCCAACAATCCGGTACAAAAACAAAATCTCGAAAAAATATACAAACTGATCATTAAACGCTATGTTTCATTTGAAAATTGTTTAAAGTACAGTGATCCCGAAACGTATGATAAAAGAAAACTAGACAATCATATGTTTGGAGGCCGTATATTAATGGATAACATTCGTTTTAAAGTAGATGAAATGAATGATATCGAAAAAAACTTTTTGAAAAAAAGTTTAAAGAAATACGATGAAGAAATTTCTCTTGGTCCAATTTTTTCGATACTATTATTCTTAGCCGCTCTACTCTTTATTTTACTTGCATACAGACAAATAAGCAAAGACCTTGAACGCTTAAAAATCTTCAATAAGAAACTCTTGATTTCTTCAGGTCTCATGGCCGAATCTGAAGTAATTGGTAAATTTAGCACCTGGCAATGGGATCTGGAAACAGGGAAAATTGATTATTCTGACAATCAGTTTCGCCTTTTGGGAGTTGAGCCAAACGCTTTTGAACCCAAAAACGACAGCTTTTTAGATTTTGTACATCCAGAAGACAAAGAAGCAATTAAAGCCTCTATGGAGGGAATTATCAATAACGAAGAACTTCCATTTACCTATTATAAAATAATTCAGCCTAATGGCGAAACCAGATATTTAAAATCTACAGGCAAATTGCTGGTTGACCAGAATGGAAACAAAATCCTACTCGGTATCAATTTTGATATTACAGACGAACACTTACTAAACATTGAACTTCAGGAACGAAACAACCAACTTGAAAAAAGCAATAAAGAATTAGCCTCTTTTAATCATGTCGCGAGCCATGATTTACAAGAACCACTGCGAAAAATTCAAACCTTTATTTCTAGAATTTCCGAAGAAGACAAGGCAGTTCTTTCTGATAGCGCAAAAGACTACATTATAAAAGTAGAAACATCAGCCAAAAGAATGCGTGTTTTGATTGATGATTTATTATTATTCTCCAGAACTAATACTACCAAAAAAGAATTCATTAAATCAGATCTGAATGAATTGCTGGAAAATGCAATATCAGAACTTACTGTAATAACTGATGAGAAAAAAGGAAGTATCAACGTTACTAAATTACCTAAATTAGAAGTTATACCCTACCAGATAGAACAGCTCTTTATTAATTTGATTGGTAATTCACTAAAATACAGTCTTCCGGAAACAGCACCTCAGATTACTATTGATTGTGAAAAAATATTATCTAATGAATATCCGGAATTGATTGATCGTCCTTTCAAGAAATTTTATAAGATTACATTTACTGATAACGGAATGGGATTTGATCCACAATTCAAAGACAATATTTTTGTGTTGTTTAAACGACTACATTCTAAAAATGAGTATCCGGGTACAGGAATTGGATTAGCAATTTGTAAAAAAATTGTTGAGAACCATAAAGGTTACATAACAGCTGACAGCAAACCAGGCGAAGGCTCCGTATTTACTGTATTTCTTCCTCAATAA